A region of Corvus cornix cornix isolate S_Up_H32 chromosome 3, ASM73873v5, whole genome shotgun sequence DNA encodes the following proteins:
- the MDH1 gene encoding malate dehydrogenase, cytoplasmic produces MGEPVRVLVTGAAGQIAYSLLYSIAKGDVFGKDQPLILVLLDITPMMTVLEGVVMELQDCALPLLREVIPTDKEEVAFKDLDIAILVGSMPRREGMERKDLLKANVKIFKSQGAALDKYAKKTVKVVVVGNPANTNCLIASKSAPSIPKENFSCLTRLDHNRAKSQIALKLGVTANDVKNVIIWGNHSSTQYPDVNHAKVNVKGKEVGVYEAIKDDSWLKGDFILTVQQRGAAVIKARKLSSAMSAAKAICDHVRDIWFGTPAGEFVSMGVISDGNSYGVPEDLLYSFPVVIKDKTWKFVEGLPINDFSREKMDLTAKELAEEKETAVEFLSSA; encoded by the exons ATG GGTGAACCTGTCAGAGTGCTGGtgactggagctgctgggcagatTGCTTACTCCCTCCTCTACAGCATTGCCAAGGGCGATGTCTTCGGCAAAGACCAG cCTCTTATTCTTGTGCTGCTGGACATCACCCCTATGATGACGGTATTGGAAGGTGTGGTGATGGAGCTGCAGGACTGTGCTCTGCCGCTGCTCAGAG aggtcATTCCAACAGACAAGGAGGAAGTTGCATTCAAAGATCTTGACATAGCAATTCTGGTTGGCTCCATGCCAAGGAGAGAGGGCATGGAGAGGAAGGATTTACTCAAAGCAAATGTGAAAATTTTCAAGTCTCAGGGTGCAGCCTTGGACAAGTATGCCAAAAAGACTGTCAAG gttGTGGTTGTTGGGAATCCAGCAAATACTAACTGCCTGATTGCATCAAAGTCAGCCCCATCCATACCAAAGGAAAATTTCAGCTGCTTAACTCGTTTGGATCACAACAGAGCCAAATCTCAG ATTGCTCTGAAACTTGGTGTGACTGCTAATGATGTGAAGAATGTAATCATCTGGGGCAACCACTCCTCCACTCAATATCCAGATGTTAACCATGCGAAGGTaaatgtgaaaggaaaggaagttgGAGTCTATGAAGCTATAAAAGATGACAGCTGGCTGAAGGGAGACTTTATCCTG ACCGTTCAGCAACGTGGAGCAGCTGTTATTAAGGCCAGGAAGCTGTCCAGTGCTATGTCAGCTGCCAAAGCTATCTGTGATCATGTGAGGGACATCTGGTTTGGCACTCCTGCG GGGGAATTTGTTTCGATGGGAGTCATTTCTGATGGCAATTCTTACGGTGTTCCTGAAGACTTGCTATATTCATTCCCTGTTGTGATCAAG GACAAGACCTGGAAGTTTGTTGAGGGTCTTCCTATTAATGACTTTTCTCGTGAGAAGATGGATCTTACTGCTAAGGAATTAGCTGAAGAGAAGGAGACTGCTGTGGAATTCCTCTCCAGTGCATGA